In Limibacter armeniacum, a single window of DNA contains:
- a CDS encoding phospholipase A, which translates to MSYPIVAKIIRLVFCIFFILISRLTVFAQFQEFDKPIYSRPLNERWELDSASRKGVFRITFYKPVYVTAGRWSSKPNRQPRSLNPSYALDEEINYKRLEAKFQLSLKTKLLQGIFGDKGDLWAAYTQVAHWQLYNSDISRAFRELNYEPELIFNYPVSLRLFGFDMKMAGVAFNHQSNGRDLPRSRSWNRIIFHAALQRENWQVLVRPWIRLKDEEDENPEMERYIGNGEFVVAYSKNHHQVYSVIRHPFDRLEGGSAELNFVFPIEEQLRFHIQFFGGYGETLIDYNHRQFTIGIGVTFIDW; encoded by the coding sequence ATGAGTTATCCTATTGTTGCAAAGATTATCAGGTTAGTCTTTTGCATATTTTTTATTTTAATATCAAGACTTACAGTATTTGCTCAGTTTCAGGAGTTTGATAAGCCGATCTATTCCAGACCACTTAATGAACGGTGGGAGCTTGATTCTGCCAGCCGAAAAGGTGTATTCCGCATTACTTTTTACAAGCCTGTCTATGTTACGGCAGGGCGTTGGTCAAGCAAGCCAAACAGGCAGCCGAGAAGCTTGAATCCAAGCTATGCGCTAGATGAAGAAATCAATTATAAAAGGCTTGAGGCGAAGTTTCAGTTGAGTTTAAAGACAAAATTGCTGCAAGGAATTTTTGGAGACAAAGGCGACTTGTGGGCAGCCTATACACAAGTGGCGCACTGGCAACTTTATAATTCGGATATATCCCGTGCTTTTCGGGAACTGAATTATGAGCCTGAATTGATTTTCAACTATCCTGTTTCGCTGAGGCTTTTTGGTTTTGATATGAAAATGGCTGGCGTAGCCTTTAACCACCAATCAAATGGAAGGGACTTACCGAGGTCACGAAGCTGGAACAGAATTATTTTTCATGCAGCATTGCAAAGAGAAAACTGGCAGGTTTTGGTGCGCCCTTGGATACGGCTGAAAGATGAAGAAGATGAAAATCCTGAGATGGAGCGGTATATCGGAAATGGAGAATTTGTAGTGGCATACAGTAAAAATCACCATCAGGTTTATTCTGTGATCCGGCATCCTTTTGACCGTCTTGAGGGAGGCAGTGCTGAGTTGAATTTTGTTTTTCCAATTGAGGAGCAATTACGTTTCCATATACAATTTTTTGGCGGATACGGCGAAACCTTAATTGACTATAACCACAGGCAGTTTACCATCGGTATAGGGGTTACTTTTATTGATTGGTAG
- a CDS encoding FEKKY domain-containing protein: MKKISITFILLTLFAFAAKANNKAITAHVVFENLTDKILTQGEFYVTGLDQKIELTSEKSFSITLPKSGRYQFGFYSETFDSYVYYPARITAHKNTITIRLKDIEKKGRNSFLNSPIKYSLSDKAIEQKIENNELDFIIHGLNNTIPQEYQRFKEKYGIGFTIKNCIIDPITLKETSKNNQTIFDYLNRKYGDEWQKDLPIKPFGIK, from the coding sequence ATGAAAAAAATAAGTATCACTTTCATTCTACTTACTTTATTCGCTTTTGCAGCAAAAGCGAATAATAAAGCAATAACTGCACATGTTGTTTTTGAAAACCTGACAGATAAAATACTTACACAAGGAGAATTTTATGTGACTGGACTTGATCAAAAAATTGAACTCACCTCTGAAAAAAGTTTTAGCATTACATTACCAAAAAGCGGCAGATATCAGTTTGGGTTCTATTCAGAAACCTTTGATTCTTATGTTTACTACCCTGCGAGAATTACCGCCCACAAGAATACAATTACAATACGTCTGAAGGATATAGAAAAAAAGGGAAGAAATAGCTTTCTCAACTCACCTATAAAGTATTCGCTTTCAGATAAAGCTATTGAGCAAAAGATTGAAAACAATGAACTCGACTTTATTATACATGGACTGAACAATACCATCCCACAGGAATATCAGCGTTTCAAGGAAAAGTATGGCATTGGTTTCACCATCAAAAACTGTATCATCGATCCCATTACACTTAAGGAGACCTCAAAAAACAATCAAACTATCTTTGATTACCTCAACAGGAAATATGGAGACGAATGGCAAAAGGACTTACCGATTAAACCATTTGGCATAAAATAG
- a CDS encoding radical SAM/SPASM domain-containing protein: MNDQLNLLRKLTARKLLNAAKLYGSYFLSRWTKKNFHWGLPFSLALEPTTSCNLRCPECPSGLRAFTRPTGMLQEKLFREAIDELSSTLLYLTFYFQGEPFLNPSFLEMVQYASSKNIYTATSTNAHYLNDAVAKKTVESGLDRLIISIDGTTQETYQSYRIGGKLEKVIEGTKNMVKWKQKLQSATPRLVFQFLVVKPNEHQLEEARQLAKDLGVDEITFKTAQIYDYENGSPLIPTLDKYSRYAKQSDGTYRIKNKLENSCWKMWHSCVITWDGNVVPCCFDKDAHYQLGNMQKGGFEKVWRSAPYNRFRKQLLKARSEIDICKNCTEGMKIFG; the protein is encoded by the coding sequence ATGAATGACCAACTGAACCTGCTTCGTAAATTGACTGCCCGAAAGCTGCTGAATGCTGCAAAGCTGTATGGCAGTTATTTTTTATCGAGATGGACCAAGAAGAATTTTCATTGGGGATTGCCATTCAGCTTGGCGTTGGAGCCTACTACTTCGTGCAATTTGCGTTGTCCTGAATGTCCGAGTGGGTTGCGTGCGTTTACCCGTCCGACGGGAATGTTGCAGGAAAAACTTTTTAGGGAAGCGATTGATGAGCTGTCTTCTACCTTGCTGTACCTTACTTTTTATTTTCAGGGTGAGCCGTTTCTTAACCCGTCTTTTCTGGAGATGGTGCAGTATGCTTCTTCAAAAAATATTTATACGGCTACTTCCACCAATGCGCATTACCTGAATGATGCGGTGGCTAAAAAAACTGTGGAGTCTGGATTGGATCGCCTGATTATTTCCATTGATGGAACTACGCAGGAGACTTATCAGTCGTACCGGATAGGAGGGAAGTTGGAGAAGGTGATTGAGGGAACAAAAAATATGGTGAAGTGGAAGCAAAAGCTGCAATCAGCTACGCCGCGCCTTGTGTTTCAGTTTTTGGTGGTCAAACCTAATGAGCACCAGCTGGAAGAGGCAAGGCAGTTGGCTAAAGATCTGGGTGTGGATGAAATCACTTTCAAGACAGCACAGATCTATGATTATGAAAATGGTTCGCCACTTATTCCGACGCTTGATAAGTATTCACGTTATGCGAAGCAGAGTGATGGCACTTACCGTATCAAGAACAAACTGGAAAACAGTTGCTGGAAAATGTGGCACTCTTGCGTGATTACCTGGGATGGTAATGTGGTGCCTTGTTGTTTTGATAAGGATGCACACTATCAGTTGGGCAATATGCAAAAGGGTGGTTTTGAGAAAGTATGGAGAAGTGCGCCTTACAACCGCTTCAGAAAGCAGCTGCTGAAAGCACGTAGTGAGATTGATATTTGTAAGAACTGCACAGAAGGGATGAAAATCTTTGGCTGA
- a CDS encoding YceI family protein, with translation MKHLHLACFLKVQYCCLLLLLITFSVSGQSAKEVPSRHWDLHFDDECYLNIKGETNVNNFQCDYNIDPTSDNKEVITFNRDAGLLDFKDSELKVEIKRLDCHNKMMTNDMRDLLDADNFPYLIMELVMLKFENNYESAEIAFNGKLKTNLTIAGQTREVWLPVKIQDRNSELLIKGHTIVDITDFGLTPPTKMLGAVKVRKHIDIQLAFKAK, from the coding sequence ATGAAACATCTTCACCTTGCCTGCTTCCTAAAAGTCCAATACTGCTGCCTACTTCTATTGTTAATCACGTTTAGCGTCAGTGGTCAAAGTGCCAAGGAAGTTCCCTCAAGACATTGGGACCTACACTTTGATGATGAATGTTACTTGAATATAAAAGGAGAAACAAACGTCAACAACTTTCAGTGTGATTATAATATTGACCCTACCTCTGATAATAAGGAAGTCATCACCTTCAACAGGGATGCAGGCCTACTGGACTTTAAGGATTCAGAACTGAAAGTGGAAATCAAAAGGTTGGACTGCCACAACAAGATGATGACCAATGATATGAGAGACCTTCTGGATGCAGACAATTTTCCCTACCTGATTATGGAGCTTGTAATGCTCAAGTTTGAAAATAACTATGAGTCTGCTGAGATTGCGTTCAATGGGAAACTCAAAACAAACCTGACTATTGCCGGTCAAACAAGAGAAGTGTGGCTACCCGTAAAGATTCAGGACAGAAACTCAGAGTTACTGATAAAGGGGCATACCATTGTAGACATCACAGACTTTGGACTGACACCTCCCACCAAAATGCTTGGTGCCGTAAAAGTTCGGAAACATATTGACATACAGTTGGCATTCAAGGCAAAATAA
- a CDS encoding YceI family protein, which yields MKYSLLILLFFLCAPFIVTSHAQSAKSLQVTQTKASVLGTSTLHDWECVSEKFDIKATGSMESGQVKTVESLTATIPVKSLKSGKSGMDDNTYKALKESKNPNIIFELTSPVEVSNGQAEISGNLTIAGKTQPVKISSKVNGNTFAGSFVTKMTEFGVDPPKAMMGTIKTGDDITLQFEVTFK from the coding sequence ATGAAATACTCATTACTTATTCTGCTATTTTTTCTTTGTGCACCTTTTATTGTAACATCGCATGCACAATCCGCTAAAAGTTTACAAGTAACACAAACTAAAGCTTCTGTTCTAGGAACTTCAACACTTCATGATTGGGAGTGTGTTTCTGAAAAATTTGATATCAAAGCCACAGGTAGTATGGAAAGCGGACAAGTTAAAACTGTCGAAAGCCTGACTGCCACCATCCCTGTAAAGTCACTGAAAAGTGGTAAAAGTGGAATGGACGACAACACGTACAAGGCACTAAAGGAATCCAAAAACCCCAATATCATTTTTGAGTTAACTTCCCCTGTAGAGGTCTCAAACGGACAGGCTGAAATCAGTGGAAACCTGACTATTGCAGGTAAAACACAACCTGTCAAAATCTCCTCAAAAGTCAATGGAAATACCTTTGCAGGCAGTTTTGTTACCAAAATGACTGAGTTTGGAGTAGACCCTCCCAAAGCCATGATGGGTACCATCAAAACAGGTGACGATATTACGCTCCAGTTTGAAGTGACTTTCAAATAA
- a CDS encoding transglutaminase-like domain-containing protein, producing MRLPPFYPVPFVLPLTDDIQFGYNTSDDIPASKVLKDGYGQCNTKSTLLMALLRAVGIPNRIHGFTIDKALQKGAITGIWYRLSPQNILHSWVEVYIENEWYFLEGVIIDKTYLNALQEQNPECKTTFCGYGIYTDKFENPEMEWNFSHTFIQEKGIHQDFGVFDNPDTFYSKHQQKMGILKNILFKKYIRHLMNNNVNTIRNKQY from the coding sequence TTGCGCCTTCCCCCATTTTACCCTGTACCTTTCGTTCTGCCCCTTACAGATGATATACAATTCGGTTACAATACTTCGGATGACATCCCTGCCTCCAAGGTTTTGAAAGATGGATACGGGCAGTGCAATACAAAATCCACCCTGCTGATGGCTTTGCTACGGGCAGTCGGCATTCCAAACAGGATACATGGGTTTACCATAGACAAGGCTTTGCAGAAAGGCGCTATTACAGGCATTTGGTACAGGTTATCTCCACAGAATATCCTGCACAGCTGGGTAGAAGTTTATATCGAAAACGAATGGTATTTTCTGGAAGGTGTGATTATAGACAAGACTTACCTGAATGCACTCCAAGAACAAAACCCTGAATGCAAAACGACTTTTTGTGGTTATGGTATCTATACAGACAAGTTCGAAAACCCTGAAATGGAATGGAACTTTAGCCATACCTTTATTCAGGAAAAAGGTATCCATCAGGACTTTGGTGTATTTGACAACCCTGATACATTTTATTCAAAACATCAACAAAAGATGGGAATATTAAAAAATATACTATTTAAAAAGTATATACGTCACCTAATGAATAACAATGTAAATACAATTAGAAATAAGCAATACTAA
- a CDS encoding helix-turn-helix domain-containing protein gives MTDNQEEKINDRIVSIIKALDLSKKSFANSIGISPQTLQNIVGARKTSPAADVISSIITQYDIVNPEWLLTGRGEMLKKEVSSSKVRIRGEGNTIASNVTGNVGADLSKGKKLNSDTEILLYKSQIENLQNKITDLQNKISDIDIQYKNQIEMLKESCNNQLKAKDEMIELLKSMLQK, from the coding sequence ATGACTGATAATCAGGAAGAAAAAATAAACGATAGGATAGTTAGTATCATAAAAGCATTAGATTTATCTAAGAAATCCTTTGCTAATTCAATTGGGATAAGTCCTCAAACATTGCAAAATATTGTTGGAGCACGTAAAACTTCCCCAGCAGCAGATGTGATATCGAGTATAATTACTCAATATGATATAGTAAATCCTGAATGGTTGCTGACAGGAAGAGGAGAAATGCTAAAAAAGGAAGTGTCTTCAAGTAAAGTCAGAATAAGAGGGGAAGGAAATACAATAGCTAGTAATGTCACTGGTAATGTAGGTGCAGATCTTTCTAAAGGAAAAAAACTTAACTCTGACACAGAAATACTTTTGTATAAATCTCAGATAGAAAACCTTCAAAATAAGATCACCGACCTTCAGAATAAAATATCTGATATAGATATTCAATATAAGAATCAGATTGAGATGTTGAAGGAGTCTTGTAATAACCAATTAAAGGCTAAAGATGAGATGATCGAATTGCTAAAATCAATGCTTCAAAAGTAG
- a CDS encoding transposase family protein, with product MCSLDKTYLECRARAIYKRSVPPTQRYLSELPDTGKSWRWARINDRFYYDEARIPNRKPTYYRSQLPPREELERIAEKLAGISREGAARLERQRKLQARDEVVKAYDAFMDGRIREVVNFFMYRSAVRTFNIQKSYELAEAWGWLEFLSQSDNVEKKLYTQWGCKSQRELFEVAAIHLAARNLEGFKASTEAYIRKRLVDYRKVEGGENRYNFVVSGKYNNDHARKFGAMELAHPVTGEVMEFDVHEAMVYSLWMNFNKANKYTKKDVYDQYTERMAALGIAEHELVSIRTIGNYLNKFDNKVLMARQRHGKKEYDRYRPYVPRHAVKYSNSLWAIDGSSGKLAYHTVDTTGGRTKVVRKNMYFVRVIDVHSRVVLGWSYGANEDSALVRAAVQMAVKNAGYIHPKVIISDNGSANTGMGMREWLGLIANRFTTITPGNSKANPAEISVKMLSNLGRKFDNWLGVGLNARDINNTHNPDYAPRNEELPDMYEVLEQFRALVQENNNQVMQDGRTRMQWYEEDKNQECQPFDDQVKRLVFGFNTIIDMSYRRNVITVTNSGKDYSFELPNYHDNIQTIVEHSENPTAPKCKIYWDESGEMADLYSLEEEYLFSIGKLQRAAVIEEEAADGDLSALGKHLRNASSVDEQVRSFEQGLKEADEAVGIQLSGADQELHARYDWSLGDTSLDGKYKDTHNQAAEAHRFGIGKAEEAKPKQKQAKPKKEPKKNTSKKMTEEELRKKAIDML from the coding sequence ATGTGTAGCCTGGACAAAACATATCTTGAGTGTAGAGCTAGAGCCATATACAAAAGATCCGTCCCCCCCACCCAGCGTTACCTTTCCGAGCTTCCCGACACCGGCAAGAGCTGGCGATGGGCACGTATCAATGACCGCTTCTACTACGACGAGGCCCGCATCCCAAACCGCAAGCCCACTTACTACCGTTCGCAGCTGCCGCCAAGGGAGGAGCTGGAAAGAATTGCTGAAAAACTGGCGGGCATTTCCCGGGAGGGAGCCGCCAGGCTGGAGCGCCAGCGCAAGCTGCAGGCCAGGGACGAGGTGGTAAAAGCCTACGATGCCTTTATGGATGGCCGCATCAGGGAAGTGGTGAACTTCTTTATGTACCGGAGTGCTGTCAGGACCTTCAATATCCAGAAGTCCTATGAGCTGGCGGAGGCCTGGGGATGGCTGGAGTTCCTTTCCCAGTCCGACAACGTGGAAAAGAAGCTGTATACCCAGTGGGGGTGCAAGTCCCAGAGGGAATTGTTCGAGGTGGCGGCCATCCATCTGGCTGCCCGCAACCTGGAGGGCTTCAAGGCAAGCACCGAGGCCTATATCCGCAAGCGGCTGGTGGACTACAGGAAGGTGGAAGGCGGTGAAAACCGCTACAACTTCGTGGTCAGCGGCAAGTATAACAACGACCACGCCCGCAAGTTCGGGGCCATGGAGCTGGCGCACCCCGTGACCGGGGAGGTGATGGAGTTCGACGTGCACGAGGCCATGGTCTACAGCCTGTGGATGAACTTCAACAAGGCCAACAAGTACACCAAGAAGGATGTGTACGACCAGTACACGGAGCGAATGGCAGCCCTCGGGATTGCCGAGCACGAGCTGGTAAGCATCAGGACGATAGGCAACTACCTCAACAAGTTCGACAACAAGGTGCTGATGGCCAGGCAGCGTCACGGCAAGAAGGAATACGACCGTTACCGCCCCTATGTGCCACGCCATGCGGTGAAATACAGCAACAGCCTCTGGGCCATTGACGGCTCTTCGGGCAAGCTGGCTTACCATACGGTAGACACCACTGGAGGCAGGACCAAGGTAGTCCGCAAGAACATGTATTTCGTCCGTGTGATCGACGTGCACAGCCGGGTGGTGCTGGGCTGGAGCTATGGAGCCAATGAGGACAGCGCCCTGGTAAGGGCAGCCGTGCAGATGGCAGTCAAAAATGCCGGGTACATCCATCCAAAGGTGATTATCTCCGACAACGGCTCGGCCAATACCGGCATGGGCATGAGGGAATGGCTGGGGCTGATCGCCAACCGCTTCACCACGATCACCCCGGGCAACTCCAAGGCCAACCCAGCGGAGATCTCGGTCAAGATGCTCTCCAATCTGGGGCGTAAGTTTGACAACTGGCTAGGGGTCGGCCTAAATGCCAGGGACATCAACAATACCCACAACCCGGACTATGCCCCCCGCAATGAGGAGCTGCCGGATATGTACGAGGTGCTGGAGCAGTTCCGGGCGCTGGTGCAGGAGAACAACAACCAGGTGATGCAGGATGGCAGGACCCGCATGCAGTGGTATGAGGAGGATAAAAACCAGGAGTGCCAGCCGTTTGATGACCAGGTGAAAAGGCTGGTGTTCGGCTTCAACACCATTATTGATATGAGTTACCGCCGCAACGTGATCACGGTCACAAACAGCGGCAAGGACTACTCCTTTGAGCTGCCGAACTACCACGACAACATCCAAACCATTGTGGAGCACAGCGAAAACCCTACAGCACCGAAGTGTAAAATCTACTGGGACGAGTCCGGGGAAATGGCGGACCTGTACAGCCTGGAAGAGGAATACCTCTTCAGCATCGGCAAGCTGCAAAGAGCCGCCGTGATTGAGGAGGAGGCAGCCGACGGGGACCTGAGCGCCCTGGGCAAGCACCTCAGGAACGCCAGTTCCGTCGATGAGCAGGTCAGGTCCTTCGAGCAAGGGCTGAAGGAGGCTGACGAGGCGGTGGGCATCCAGCTTTCGGGCGCCGACCAGGAGCTGCACGCCCGCTATGACTGGTCATTGGGAGATACCAGTCTGGATGGAAAGTACAAGGACACCCACAACCAGGCGGCGGAAGCCCACAGGTTTGGCATCGGGAAGGCCGAGGAGGCAAAGCCTAAGCAGAAGCAGGCAAAACCCAAAAAGGAACCGAAGAAAAACACAAGCAAGAAGATGACCGAAGAGGAGCTAAGGAAGAAGGCCATAGACATGCTCTAG
- a CDS encoding ATP-binding protein, which yields MEQVMEYTTEEKQQIIDLLQYKREQSSLGSDAKFAVSIGLNKGVYSQLKNGRYTNKGGKSLLSHQNWVRIARFVGYSHHSELSWKTARTQVFSVISAQLTFCQQHSTTGIFCDIAGIGKSHAGKAYAEQNTNAFYLNCGEAPKKSGFIKLLARTLGFEQAGSLEQLFMDCVYYLKTLTNPIVILDEAGDLEQSAVLLLKRLYNELEFACGLYMLGAEGLRKKMDTGVRLRKNGYEEIFSRFGGKYTRLIPEGHERLKFMRAMARDIVEAQGIKNQEAIKNILTISAGFDMRRIRKEVMKVQLEERLNSN from the coding sequence ATGGAACAAGTAATGGAATACACCACCGAGGAAAAGCAGCAGATCATTGACCTGCTCCAGTACAAGCGGGAGCAGTCCAGCCTGGGCAGCGACGCCAAGTTTGCCGTCAGCATCGGGCTGAACAAGGGGGTCTACTCCCAGCTCAAGAACGGCAGGTACACCAACAAGGGCGGCAAGTCGCTGCTCTCGCACCAGAACTGGGTGCGCATCGCCCGCTTCGTGGGCTACAGCCACCACAGCGAGCTGTCCTGGAAGACCGCCCGCACGCAGGTGTTCTCCGTGATCAGCGCGCAGCTCACCTTCTGCCAGCAGCACAGCACCACGGGCATTTTCTGCGACATCGCCGGCATCGGCAAGAGTCATGCGGGCAAGGCCTACGCCGAGCAGAACACCAACGCCTTTTACCTCAACTGCGGGGAGGCGCCCAAGAAGTCGGGCTTCATCAAGCTGCTGGCCCGGACACTGGGTTTTGAGCAGGCGGGCAGCCTGGAGCAGCTTTTCATGGACTGCGTCTACTACCTGAAGACGCTGACCAACCCCATCGTCATCCTGGACGAGGCGGGTGACCTGGAGCAGAGCGCCGTGCTGCTGCTCAAGCGCCTCTACAACGAGCTGGAATTCGCCTGTGGCCTGTACATGTTGGGGGCCGAGGGGCTCAGGAAGAAGATGGACACCGGCGTAAGGCTGAGGAAGAACGGCTACGAGGAGATATTCAGCCGCTTCGGGGGCAAGTACACCAGGCTGATCCCGGAGGGGCACGAAAGGCTGAAGTTCATGAGGGCCATGGCCCGTGACATTGTCGAGGCGCAGGGGATCAAAAACCAGGAGGCCATCAAGAACATCCTGACCATCAGCGCGGGCTTTGACATGCGCCGCATCCGCAAGGAGGTGATGAAGGTGCAGCTGGAGGAACGCCTGAACAGCAACTGA
- a CDS encoding host-nuclease inhibitor Gam family protein, with product MNKNKFNNPETLLSKLALIRLEKERIAEEQRELEAKIQEWVDAHPEQFAESNTLNLEGGKLALTTQRKVEVSPDFEALEFALEYPELVDIKLPLAKVSKAMSLEKVAADLEQAGIRIVENPKKRLTITAYPPSDKQ from the coding sequence ATGAACAAGAACAAATTCAACAACCCGGAAACACTGCTGTCGAAACTGGCCCTGATCAGGCTGGAGAAGGAAAGGATCGCCGAGGAGCAGCGCGAGCTGGAGGCCAAGATCCAGGAGTGGGTGGACGCGCACCCGGAGCAGTTTGCGGAAAGCAACACGCTGAACCTGGAGGGCGGCAAGCTGGCCTTGACCACGCAGCGCAAGGTGGAGGTCAGTCCGGACTTCGAGGCGCTGGAGTTTGCCCTGGAGTACCCCGAGCTGGTGGACATCAAGCTGCCGCTGGCCAAGGTGAGCAAGGCCATGTCGCTGGAGAAGGTGGCCGCCGACCTGGAGCAGGCAGGCATCCGCATTGTGGAGAACCCGAAAAAACGCCTGACGATCACGGCCTACCCACCGTCAGACAAGCAGTAA
- a CDS encoding BRO-N domain-containing protein, producing the protein METELELMIVEIDPTLTIRIHSSEDINNFVVTNTDAARALKVDPGYLRNIKSNNLDVLKRDSDWIIFRMPTAGGYQLTTCWSRQGIIKLCDFFSHPEARKLKQWAKDFTHADRKRKEHHSGALKDAQIELLMRIVNGEMSEQTRKEVMKAFETLRAIINNN; encoded by the coding sequence ATGGAAACAGAACTGGAACTAATGATTGTGGAGATTGACCCGACGCTGACGATACGCATCCACTCCAGCGAGGACATCAACAACTTTGTGGTGACCAACACCGATGCGGCCAGGGCCCTGAAGGTTGACCCCGGCTACCTGCGCAACATCAAGAGCAACAACCTGGACGTGCTCAAGCGGGACAGCGACTGGATCATCTTCCGGATGCCGACCGCCGGGGGCTACCAGCTCACCACCTGCTGGAGCCGACAGGGCATCATCAAGCTGTGCGACTTCTTCTCCCACCCGGAAGCCCGGAAGCTGAAGCAATGGGCCAAGGACTTCACCCATGCGGACCGCAAAAGGAAGGAGCACCACAGCGGGGCCCTGAAGGATGCGCAGATAGAGCTGCTGATGAGGATCGTGAACGGGGAGATGAGCGAGCAGACCCGCAAGGAGGTCATGAAGGCCTTTGAAACACTTAGAGCAATAATCAACAACAACTAA
- a CDS encoding phage virion morphogenesis protein: protein MKEWIKTQDALLKAYRKTPQLVGVTAVSFYKQSFKRKGFIDRGYQRWKPTKKDEKGRWGKTGKKKNLTTLVQSGRLRRSIRIVSKSRDSVTVGTDVPYARIHNEGFKGTVQQRIKGTTVREHTRRGSKVKAHKRSGHSRTIKQNIPKRQFMGASAFLGKRIQRQIEETIKSGLKRI, encoded by the coding sequence ATGAAAGAGTGGATAAAGACACAGGATGCACTGCTGAAAGCCTACCGCAAGACCCCACAGCTGGTAGGTGTGACGGCGGTCAGCTTCTACAAGCAGTCCTTCAAGCGGAAGGGCTTTATCGACCGGGGCTACCAGCGGTGGAAACCCACCAAGAAGGATGAGAAGGGCCGATGGGGAAAGACGGGCAAGAAAAAGAACCTGACCACCCTGGTGCAGTCCGGAAGGCTCCGCCGCAGTATCCGTATTGTAAGCAAGAGCCGTGACAGTGTCACGGTAGGCACCGATGTCCCTTATGCAAGAATCCACAATGAGGGATTTAAGGGAACGGTGCAGCAGCGCATCAAGGGTACAACGGTAAGGGAGCATACCCGAAGAGGGAGCAAGGTCAAGGCGCACAAGAGAAGCGGGCACAGCAGAACCATAAAGCAGAATATCCCCAAACGGCAGTTTATGGGAGCTTCTGCCTTTCTGGGAAAACGCATACAGCGGCAGATTGAGGAAACGATTAAATCAGGATTAAAACGTATTTAA